DNA sequence from the Cardinium endosymbiont of Culicoides punctatus genome:
ATTGATACCGAATACGACAGTAGGAATGGTTTTCTCCTTAGCTGGAGCAGAAATAATAACATGTTTTGCTCCACTAGCTATATGAGCACCAGCACCCTGTGTATCTAAAAAACGGCCTGTAGACTCCAAAACAATATCTATACCTAATGTTTCCCAAGGTAGCTGATGGGGATCTGCACTAGCATAAACATGAATCCGTTTGCCACAAATCGTTATACTTGACGCATCACAGGTAATTTCACTTTTAAAAGGTCCATAATTAGAATCATATTTAAATAAGTGAGCCAATGTACTACTGCTAGCTAAATCATTGATAGCAACTACTTCTAAATCACTATCTTCTAGAAGTGCGCGCAGTGTTAATCGACCAATACGTCCAAATCCATTAATAGCAATTTTCATAATATATTATACAGATAAAACAGCGTCAAGTTGTGTTAATAAATTTAATTGATTTTTAGTTGTCTTTTTGAAAATTGTAAACTTATCTCCCATGCTTAGTGCAGTAGGATTATTACACAATTTAAGCGTAAGAGATGGCCACCCTTTATACAGGTAGATCAGTGTAGCTAATAATTCAACCCGTTCACTTTTATTAAATCCAGTCTCATAGACAGATAAGAAATTATAAATACTTTCCTCTTCTGCTTTATCAAACAATTCTTTCAATACTTTCTGATCTGCATGTCCAAATTCCATGATAAGCATTAAAAATCGTTTTCTATTTTCCCCTTGTAAGGGTAGCTTATCACCCCAATCATCTTTATGCTCTGTAGGTTCTTGTAATTTTTCATCAAGTAATATATCGATATCCATTACTTGATCGGAATAAAATAAAATAGTGTCATCTTCTTTGTTTTTATCTTGAAATTCATCTTTAACCTGTGTACTACCATGGCTACCAACGTCAGCAACGGATGCATAATGCCTTACTGAATGTGGTAGACCTTCTGCCTTTCTAGCACTTGTAATAATTTTTATCCTATCACTATCTGATAATCTTGCCAACTTTTTTTGGATATTTTTATCTACTAACTTTAGCTTTTTAGGTAATTTCGATTCTAATAATTCATCTATCTCAGACTGGTTTTTGCATTGTACAACACTATGCTTTAAATGAATAGATTCTTCCTCCTGTAAACTTTTTAGTAAAGCTATATACATATTTTGCGTTTGAGCGTTTGTACTAAGAAGTATATTAAAGTCATTTAGGCGTTGGGTTAGCATTTGATCTGTCTTCTGGAGATCAGTCGATTTAAACTTTTGAAATTCTTTTTTTAATGAAACTACCTCATGTTCTGGTAACAATTTAACCAATTTTACATAGTTTCTCTGAATAAACAACCTGCTATCTATAAATGTACGTAATTCATCCTGTTTAGAAATATGCTTAATTTCTTTCTCCAAAATTAATTTGCCATCATCATCCAAAAGGCTACTAAGCTCTAAATAGGCTTCCTTGCTCTTTTCAGGCAACTTCTTTAGCTCCAAATTCCTAGCAGGAATTAACTCTGATTGCACACCACCACAACCTGTCAAAAAAACTGAGCATACAAGAATCAAAATAAAAGAAAACGAAAAAAACATTCTTTTTTTTCGTTTTTGTTCTGTTAGCATAATATATCCATTATAGTTAAGCCAATAAAAAAATGATTTTAATATGTATGTGTAAAGTATTACAATAGACGATAAAACAATCTAAACTAAAACAACTCATCTTAAACTATATAAAGAGGGTCATCACTGCATTCTACAAAAAAAATAATAAATCAACAAATATCATAAAGAACCCATAACATTATAATCAGCTGTTTTTTACTGATTAACAAAGTATAATTAATTTTTTTCATAGGAACAGAGAGCAATAAATTAATACCATTTTCCCTGTGATATGACCTGTTTTTTTACGAATTTCAGTCTTTAATTTAAATTTGATTGGATGAAAATAATTTTTATGGGTACTCCTGCTTTTGCAGCTTCAGTATTAACTGCTTTGATCGAAAATAAAAGCTACGAGATAGTTGCCATTGTCACCCAACCTGATAGACCTATAGGACGTACTAAACAATATATAGCTTCTGCCGTAAAAGAAGTGGCTTTAAGACATGGATTACCTCTTTTTCAGCCATACAGTCTGAAATATGATTATAGTTTCTTACCCATTGTTGACTTTATCATTACATGTGCTTACGGACAATTACTCTCAAGAGAGGTTCTCAACCTCGCTAAAATTGCGGCAATCAATATACATGCTTCGTTTTTACCAAAGTTAAGAGGGGGGGCACCCATTCAGCGAGCCATTTTAAATAATGAAAGCAAGACAGGTGTAACGATTATGGAAATGACAGACGTATTAGATGCTGGACCAATCTATAAACAATCTGAAGTAACCATTGATTTAAATGATGATCTAGATTCACTTTCTGGTAAACTTGCTACTGCTGCTTGTGCACTGTTGTTAGAAAGCTTACCTCAAATTGCCCGTGGAGCACTTGTTAAACAAGTGCAAGATGTCAGTGCTGTTACATATGGTTTAGTCATCAAACGTGAAGATGAACGGATTAATTGGCATAAATCTGCTCTAGAGATACATAATCAAGTTCGTGCTTTGAATCCAGTTCCAGGTGCCTATACTACTTTGGGCAATTTAATTATTAAAATATGGGAGACTTCCCCATCAAATTTTAGGGGTAAATCACCAGTCGGGAAAATCATTATTGATGGCACACGATTGCTGGTTGCCGCTTTAGATGAAACTTTTTTAGAAATTAAAGTTTTGCAGGTTGCTGGAAAAAAAAGAATTGCTGCTTTGGATTTTATCCATAGCTTACAAAATAAAAAATGGTCTAGTTTTCAATAGTTTGTAACAAATTCAGTTTGGGATTAGTATGCAGTAATTTAATATTATACCCCACATTCCGCACCTTTTTTTAGATTCTTATTAATTAAATTAAGATCAATTGATAACATCAAAACTATTTAATATTACTTCAAAAACAACATTTTGTAGAATATATTGTTTAATGAAACACTCATTTCATAATGAATGATTAGGTTTGCTTCCTTATTATACTAAATAAAAAGTTACCATACAATAGTAAAGCAAAAAATTATTACTAATTAGTAGTTTCTAAAACTTATACTCTGTACAAAGTTTTACTTTGGCTATGAAAGTATATTACTATACAATTATAAAAATTATTAGTAATCAATTATAAAATAATTGTAAGATTTGCATTTTTTGGTGCGGAATGTGGGTTATACTGATTACAATGCACAATAATTCCAAACTGAAGTTAGTCTAATCTAGGTGTTCCTTAAGTTCTATAGGCACTTTAACTTTAACAATACCAGGACATTGTAATAGCTTTTTAATTATCTCTTTATGAGCATTACGAGCTGCATAATCAAGAGCCGTAGAGCCATGTTTGTCTTTTCTATTTACGTCAATTTCCGGATGTTTTAATAATTCTTCAACTACGTTTGCATGACCATCGCGAGATGCATAGTGAAGAACAGTGACTCCATTTGTATCTAGATCATTGATATTAATTTTCCATTTTTTCAAATAATTAAAAAAATCAGGAAAAATCTTCTCAGGAAAAATCTGCAACTTAGATGCTAAATTTGTATAAAGAACAAATTCTATAGTACTATTATAGCTTTCCTGAAATTTAGGATCTTCTAATGTCTTGAATATATGAACCAATTGTAATAGATGAAATCTTTTTGCTGCTATTTCAGCAGGAGTTTCTCCAGCAGTATTTTTTGTCTTCAATAATTCCAATAATTCCTGATTACCACTTTCATTATTATAAAAAGATATAGTAGGTGCCTTGATTTTTCCTGTATTATCAGTATTATATGTAACCTTATAATGATTTAGTATTATTTTTAATATTTTTTCATCAGGATATAATGCTATTAGATGTAAGATCGTATTACCGTATTTATCTTTTTTCATTATGTCAGCACCACGATTTATCAACTCTTGACATACCTCACCCTTATTATTTTTGGCTGCTACTAACAACGCAGTTTCTCCATCAGCATTTGTTAAATCAATATCTTTAAAACCACAATTGAGCAGTTGTTCAATTGTGGTTTTATGCCCATTTTGGGCTGCTAAATGGAGAACGAAGTTCCCTCCATATTTTGTAGTATTTATATAATATTCAATATTATCAATTTTTTTTAAAATTGGAATAATCCACCCATAGCCAAAGTACGATGCACGAAGAACCAAGTTTGCAATAAATTCATTATTTGTTTTTTTTAAATCAGCATTACTTTTCCCTTGTTTTTTATCTATTTTATCTAAAGGTATCAAAGGAATTGTTTCCTCTTTTTTATTTTTATTGTACAGATCTGATGAATTTCGACTGCAATTTGTAATAAGTAGATGCAACATCACCATGATAATAATGTATAAACATTGTTTCATACGATTTGATAAGTGACTATGGTTAATCATAAAATATTAATTATTTGCTAAAAAATGTCTTAAATATGAATTATATAATATAATAAATATATATAAATCTTACCTTTTATGACATTATTATTTGTAACTAATTAGATATAACTGACATGAAGTTATACTTCTTTGTTAGATTTTTTCATTAAAATGGTGAATATCAAATAAAAATATTATTTATCGAAAAAAAGGAAAAATAATTCAATGTCGGTTTTTAGTTTACACTTGTATTTTTTAGATTCACAAGATTATGGATTTCAGCGGTTGTCATTTCTGTAATCCAATTTTCTTCTTGATTGGAATACCTGCCCTTCTATTTATCCTTTATTCGTGTTTTCTGCTGCTCCTATAACGGACTTTCTTCCGTTTAGTTATATGATCTAAGAAAGCATCTCTATCAACTATTTCATTGCCTCCTGAATCATATAATTTATATTCATAATCATCAAGATTACGATAATCACTGCCAAAATTTATACCTATAATAACAATATCTTTATTCTGACGAATATATTGCTGTATATATTTAGCATTTTGAGCTTGTTCTAATGCAGTATCAGCATTTTTCCCATGTTTTAATTCAAATATATACGTAAGATTTGGTATGGAATTAATAACAATATCTATTCTTCCTAAATTAGAACATTTTTCACTTTCTGGATGCATTCTAGCACCTCTAAGAAAAGCATGAAGTACTGCATGATAAAAAGCCTCGTTCCTATTTTGCTGTTGGTAATAAGCATTATACGGAATGCTTGCAAAAGAAGATGCTAAAATAGATATAAAACCATCTATATCTACATCAGATAATGCTTTTATTACGTCATCTTCTTGATACTCACCTTCCGATTCTAAATCTTTTTCAAATTTTTTAAATAATAGATTATAAAAAGATTTTTCAACTTCTCCATTAGGAAATTTTAATAATATTGGATCATCCATTTGTCTAAGTTTTCCATCATCCAACGAGTTTTCATACTTATCAATGGTTAAATATCCCCCTTGAAACATGGCACCATCCACCGTTAAACTATCTTCATCGGGTTCTATTAATTCATATTTAGTAACCGAAATAGGTTTACTAAAATCTTTAACATTTGATTTGCTAACTTTTTTAACTAAAAAAGTAGGTGTTCCTGTGTTGATCCAATAGTTATTTAGTTCCCCACTTTGCAAAAACATTAGGGTGGATAGTGGATTATATACAGCTATCGTATCATCTTCAGGATGAAACTTGTAACCATTATACATGGAACGCATTTCTCCAACTAGTATATCTCTACTTATATTTCTTTTTTCTGCTAATTGATTTATTCGTTTATAATAGACAGAATCCTTATTTAAAAGATCTTCTTCTTTATAGCCAGCTACAGTTGTATAATCTGGACTAAGTGTAATATCATTTAAGTTATTAGGACCGGAATAAGTATCTCTAAAACAGTAAGAACTAACGCCTGTGACAAATTCTAACTTAATAAAGTTATTAGCAGTAAGGCTTTTAATCTCAGTTAGAAAATCTCGTACAATCAAACGATTACTTTCTTTTATAACGGGATCTAATTGATTAATAAATGGAGCATCGTATTCGTCTATTAGGACTACTATTTTATTTGCATAATCATTTAGATCTGTCATATTTTTAACAAGGTTTTCCAATCTTGATTGAAATGTATCACCTGTTACAGTCAATTTATAATCTGAAGCAACATCTTTTAGTTTGTCTTCTAAGTATAATAGAAGATTATCAGGTGTTATATTACCTTTTCCTCCAAAATCTACTCTAATGACAGGATATTTCTTCCAATCATAACCAGAATTATAGATATAGCTATCTTGAAATAGCTCTTTATTTCCTTTTGCTATTTCTTCCAATGTGCTAACAAATAAAGACTTACCAAATCCTACGGGGACGAGAAAGAAATACAGTAGCTTCTTCTTTAAATAACTTTTCAGCATGGTATGTTTTATCTACATAATATCCTGATCGTATTACAGCTTCAATGCTAGATTTACCAATAGGCAAAATTCCTGTGTATGTTAATTTTTGTCTTTTACTATCAGAACCTATTTCTACATCTTCTGCTGGTCTTTTATTTTCTAAATTTTTTGGATCTTGATGCATACCATACTTATGTGTTTTATATGAAAATAAAGATAGTATAAGACACAGTAATATCAATTACTGCTATTTATTAGCCATATTTTTATGATATTCATAATCATTACAAAAAAAGGTTCGGAATGTGGGATTAAGCATTTCCTCTAATCCTTTTATTA
Encoded proteins:
- the fmt gene encoding methionyl-tRNA formyltransferase, which translates into the protein MKIIFMGTPAFAASVLTALIENKSYEIVAIVTQPDRPIGRTKQYIASAVKEVALRHGLPLFQPYSLKYDYSFLPIVDFIITCAYGQLLSREVLNLAKIAAINIHASFLPKLRGGAPIQRAILNNESKTGVTIMEMTDVLDAGPIYKQSEVTIDLNDDLDSLSGKLATAACALLLESLPQIARGALVKQVQDVSAVTYGLVIKREDERINWHKSALEIHNQVRALNPVPGAYTTLGNLIIKIWETSPSNFRGKSPVGKIIIDGTRLLVAALDETFLEIKVLQVAGKKRIAALDFIHSLQNKKWSSFQ
- a CDS encoding AAA family ATPase, translating into MLKSYLKKKLLYFFLVPVGFGKSLFVSTLEEIAKGNKELFQDSYIYNSGYDWKKYPVIRVDFGGKGNITPDNLLLYLEDKLKDVASDYKLTVTGDTFQSRLENLVKNMTDLNDYANKIVVLIDEYDAPFINQLDPVIKESNRLIVRDFLTEIKSLTANNFIKLEFVTGVSSYCFRDTYSGPNNLNDITLSPDYTTVAGYKEEDLLNKDSVYYKRINQLAEKRNISRDILVGEMRSMYNGYKFHPEDDTIAVYNPLSTLMFLQSGELNNYWINTGTPTFLVKKVSKSNVKDFSKPISVTKYELIEPDEDSLTVDGAMFQGGYLTIDKYENSLDDGKLRQMDDPILLKFPNGEVEKSFYNLLFKKFEKDLESEGEYQEDDVIKALSDVDIDGFISILASSFASIPYNAYYQQQNRNEAFYHAVLHAFLRGARMHPESEKCSNLGRIDIVINSIPNLTYIFELKHGKNADTALEQAQNAKYIQQYIRQNKDIVIIGINFGSDYRNLDDYEYKLYDSGGNEIVDRDAFLDHITKRKKVRYRSSRKHE
- a CDS encoding AAA family ATPase, whose amino-acid sequence is MHQDPKNLENKRPAEDVEIGSDSKRQKLTYTGILPIGKSSIEAVIRSGYYVDKTYHAEKLFKEEATVFLSRPRRIW
- a CDS encoding ankyrin repeat domain-containing protein encodes the protein MIPLDKIDKKQGKSNADLKKTNNEFIANLVLRASYFGYGWIIPILKKIDNIEYYINTTKYGGNFVLHLAAQNGHKTTIEQLLNCGFKDIDLTNADGETALLVAAKNNKGEVCQELINRGADIMKKDKYGNTILHLIALYPDEKILKIILNHYKVTYNTDNTGKIKAPTISFYNNESGNQELLELLKTKNTAGETPAEIAAKRFHLLQLVHIFKTLEDPKFQESYNSTIEFVLYTNLASKLQIFPEKIFPDFFNYLKKWKININDLDTNGVTVLHYASRDGHANVVEELLKHPEIDVNRKDKHGSTALDYAARNAHKEIIKKLLQCPGIVKVKVPIELKEHLD